A part of Candidatus Moraniibacteriota bacterium genomic DNA contains:
- the murD gene encoding UDP-N-acetylmuramoyl-L-alanine--D-glutamate ligase: MSERPKATKFVFDSYDFSLEERKASFVYRMEFENREPMVFTDALLFPGLPETVAASESLIDAVLQGVHIALGVSYYKLSCPEHIEVTHALSEKQANFWNTVYRKGLGEFFFRNNLDPRGRISFPYDATLSRGSYGAHPEDRALLGIGGGKDSIVAGELLKEMKYETTAFLFETGSPVPLIENVVETMGIPTMKVQHFLDPQVFDGYDGAYNGHVPFSALVAWVGYLSAVLGGYRYVIVGNERSSNIGNVEYLGETVNHQWSKSLEFETMFQEYSRAFLSPDITYFSLLRPFYEIRIAEMFACHEKYFSSFSSCNRSFKVHQRRSETLWCGECAKCAFVFLLLSAFLEKQNVLEIFGKNLLDDESLLPLFGDILGFGSMKPFDCVGTVEEARAALFLSNEHFGESRIAKEFLVKIEHPESLVRDVMKLHSARAVPADFLFSGAKNVLILGYGREGKETERYLKQYKPHLDIGIADKSLDASYLDQQKGYDIAVRTPGISRRLVMIPSTTATNIFFSRVRNLTIGVTGTKGKSTTASLIDSILRVAGRKSRLLGNIGQPLLSALLAPLDPETVIVAELSSYQLEDIQYSPHIAVVLNLFSDHMDYHGNVESYHEAKRNILRFQNERDFAVYNGHDEKLSAWVSQGSAKAIRFDILENEVYESSLLGTHNVENIRAAVAVAHLLNIHEEAIREGIRTFVPLPHRLERVGKFRGVTFYDDAISTTPESTQAALEAIPNVSTIFLGGEDRGYDFCGLEQTIRECGVKNIVLFPESGKRILSSTDGVTVLETRSMEEAVRFAYEKTPAGSTCLLSTASPSYSLWKNFEQKGDEFQQWVRKLGEEKALSD; the protein is encoded by the coding sequence ATGTCTGAACGACCGAAAGCGACGAAATTTGTGTTTGATTCCTACGACTTTTCTCTCGAGGAGAGAAAAGCGTCTTTTGTGTATCGGATGGAATTTGAGAATCGGGAGCCAATGGTGTTTACTGATGCACTCCTTTTTCCGGGGTTGCCGGAAACAGTGGCTGCCTCAGAATCATTGATTGATGCGGTGCTGCAAGGAGTGCATATCGCTCTTGGTGTGAGTTACTACAAACTTTCGTGTCCGGAACATATCGAGGTGACCCATGCGCTTTCAGAGAAGCAAGCGAACTTTTGGAATACTGTCTATCGCAAAGGACTGGGTGAATTTTTCTTTCGAAATAATCTTGATCCGCGAGGGAGAATATCGTTTCCATATGATGCGACTCTCTCCCGGGGAAGCTATGGCGCTCATCCCGAAGACCGTGCGCTTCTCGGCATTGGTGGTGGCAAAGACTCCATCGTCGCCGGAGAACTCCTCAAAGAAATGAAGTATGAAACGACGGCATTTCTTTTTGAAACAGGGAGTCCGGTACCGCTCATTGAAAACGTCGTTGAGACGATGGGTATTCCAACAATGAAGGTGCAACACTTCCTTGATCCGCAGGTCTTTGATGGTTATGACGGGGCGTACAATGGGCATGTGCCTTTCTCGGCGCTCGTTGCATGGGTGGGATATCTTTCGGCGGTTCTCGGTGGATATCGATATGTCATTGTGGGAAATGAGCGGAGCAGTAATATCGGCAATGTCGAGTATCTCGGTGAAACAGTAAATCACCAATGGAGCAAGTCTCTTGAATTTGAGACGATGTTTCAGGAGTATTCGCGAGCATTTTTGTCGCCGGATATAACGTATTTTTCACTGCTTCGCCCGTTTTACGAAATTCGGATTGCAGAGATGTTTGCTTGTCATGAGAAATATTTTTCTTCTTTCTCAAGTTGCAATCGGAGTTTCAAAGTACACCAAAGGCGTTCGGAAACGCTCTGGTGTGGCGAGTGTGCGAAGTGTGCTTTTGTTTTTCTCTTACTCTCGGCATTTCTCGAAAAGCAGAACGTGCTGGAAATTTTCGGTAAGAATCTCCTTGATGATGAGTCTCTTCTCCCGCTCTTTGGCGATATTTTGGGCTTTGGTTCGATGAAGCCGTTTGACTGCGTGGGCACGGTTGAGGAGGCTCGTGCGGCACTCTTTCTTTCAAATGAACATTTCGGCGAGAGTCGCATTGCGAAAGAATTCCTTGTGAAGATTGAACATCCGGAATCGCTTGTTCGCGATGTAATGAAACTGCACTCGGCGCGGGCGGTTCCGGCGGATTTCCTCTTTTCGGGCGCGAAGAATGTGCTGATTCTCGGATATGGTCGAGAAGGGAAGGAGACCGAGCGTTATCTGAAGCAGTATAAACCACATCTTGATATCGGAATTGCGGACAAAAGTCTCGATGCTTCGTATCTCGACCAGCAGAAGGGCTATGATATCGCTGTCAGGACTCCCGGCATATCGAGGCGATTGGTGATGATTCCCTCTACGACAGCGACCAATATATTTTTTTCTCGCGTGCGAAATCTTACGATTGGTGTGACTGGGACAAAGGGTAAGAGTACGACGGCGTCTCTGATTGACTCTATTCTTCGTGTAGCAGGGAGGAAGTCGCGGCTCCTTGGGAATATCGGACAGCCGCTTCTCTCTGCGCTTCTTGCTCCGCTTGATCCAGAGACAGTCATCGTGGCAGAGCTGTCGAGTTACCAGCTTGAGGATATTCAGTATTCACCGCATATCGCGGTTGTACTCAATCTCTTCTCTGATCACATGGATTATCACGGAAATGTGGAATCCTATCATGAGGCAAAGCGAAACATCCTTCGGTTTCAAAATGAACGCGACTTCGCAGTGTACAACGGGCACGATGAAAAGCTTTCTGCGTGGGTGAGTCAGGGCAGTGCAAAGGCGATTCGTTTTGATATTCTAGAGAATGAGGTATACGAATCTTCGCTCTTGGGGACGCACAATGTAGAGAATATTCGTGCGGCGGTTGCAGTTGCGCATCTTCTCAATATTCACGAAGAAGCAATTCGAGAAGGTATACGGACATTTGTTCCGCTTCCGCATCGACTTGAACGTGTCGGCAAATTTCGGGGCGTCACGTTCTATGATGATGCAATTTCGACAACGCCGGAATCGACGCAAGCAGCGCTCGAAGCGATACCAAATGTTTCAACGATTTTCCTCGGTGGTGAAGATCGAGGCTATGATTTTTGTGGACTTGAACAAACGATTCGCGAATGTGGCGTGAAAAATATAGTTCTCTTTCCGGAGAGTGGAAAGCGAATACTTTCTTCAACTGACGGCGTCACTGTCCTTGAGACGAGAAGTATGGAAGAAGCAGTTCGTTTTGCCTATGAGAAGACACCAGCTGGTTCGACGTGTCTTCTTTCAACTGCTTCGCCAAGCTATTCTCTCTGGAAAAACTTCGAGCAAAAGGGTGATGAATTCCAACAATGGGTTCGAAAACTCGGCGAAGAGAAAGCCTTGTCGGATTGA
- a CDS encoding NADP-dependent malic enzyme has protein sequence MKNDIAKRALLAHKKLQGKIEVVSKVKVTKPADLSVYYSPGVGAVSSYVAKFPGRARDYTIRRNTVAVVSDGSAVLGLGNLGPIGALPVMEGKAMLFKIFADVDAFPIVLSTQNVDEIVDTVVRIAPTFGGINLEDIAAPRCFEVESRLRKLLDIPIFHDDQHGTAMVVLAGLINALKVVKKNIATARVVIAGAGAAGNAIAELLLLGGARDIIMIDSEGILSKTRDDLSPPKQELLVKTNPRDISGGLDEALVDADVFIGVSKGGTVRRAHVASMAERSIVFALANPVPEIMPDEAKKAGALVVATGRSDFPNQLNNVLGFPGIFRGALDHGVQDITSEMLVVAATKLAKLVTTPKPDMIIPSPFDKHVVPAVASAIRGGSKRKWK, from the coding sequence ATGAAAAACGACATTGCAAAACGCGCGCTGCTTGCGCATAAGAAACTTCAGGGGAAGATTGAGGTGGTTTCCAAGGTGAAGGTGACAAAGCCGGCTGATTTGAGCGTGTACTATTCTCCTGGAGTGGGTGCGGTATCATCGTATGTGGCAAAATTTCCGGGAAGGGCGCGGGATTATACGATTCGTCGTAATACGGTTGCTGTGGTATCTGACGGGTCGGCGGTTCTCGGGCTGGGAAACTTAGGACCAATCGGGGCGCTCCCTGTGATGGAAGGGAAGGCGATGCTTTTCAAAATATTTGCGGATGTGGACGCGTTCCCAATCGTACTCTCAACGCAAAATGTCGATGAGATTGTCGATACGGTTGTGCGTATCGCGCCTACCTTCGGCGGTATCAATCTCGAAGATATCGCCGCGCCGCGCTGCTTTGAAGTCGAATCACGACTGAGGAAATTGCTCGACATTCCAATTTTTCATGATGATCAGCATGGGACGGCCATGGTAGTTCTTGCAGGATTAATCAACGCGCTTAAGGTGGTGAAGAAAAATATTGCGACCGCGCGTGTGGTAATCGCCGGTGCCGGTGCCGCAGGGAACGCCATTGCGGAGCTCCTCCTTTTGGGAGGTGCTCGTGATATTATTATGATCGACAGCGAGGGCATTCTCTCTAAGACGCGTGATGATTTGAGTCCTCCTAAACAAGAGCTCCTTGTAAAGACAAATCCGCGAGATATCTCGGGAGGTCTCGACGAAGCCCTCGTCGACGCAGATGTGTTTATTGGCGTTTCCAAGGGAGGCACCGTGAGGCGAGCGCATGTTGCTTCGATGGCGGAGCGGAGTATTGTCTTTGCTCTTGCGAATCCCGTGCCGGAAATCATGCCAGACGAGGCAAAGAAAGCTGGTGCGCTCGTTGTTGCGACGGGTCGATCGGATTTTCCCAATCAGCTCAACAATGTCTTGGGATTTCCGGGAATATTTCGTGGTGCACTTGATCACGGCGTACAGGACATTACGAGTGAAATGCTCGTTGTGGCGGCAACAAAGCTTGCAAAACTTGTGACTACGCCAAAGCCGGACATGATTATTCCGTCGCCTTTTGATAAGCATGTTGTTCCAGCAGTTGCGAGTGCGATACGTGGCGGTTCGAAGAGAAAATGGAAGTAA
- a CDS encoding NAD(P)/FAD-dependent oxidoreductase, which yields MHDLIIIGAGPAGLSASIYASRYGIKHVILGEVAGGLLTQTFDVGNWLGTEAIGGQTFANNAEKHARSYGVEILPLTVESIVKQGEIFEISASGKSFQAKTVLIATGTKHRHLGVPGEQEFAGKGVSFCPTCDGFFFKGKRVVVVGGGDSATEAGVYLADLCSDVFVIVREKYMIAEKFWQDLLLSKKNVKVIFGTNVKEIQGNGKMETLLLDVPFEGSETLAADGLFVEIGLSPNTKLLADIGAKLDEHGYAETLADQSVGVPGVWAAGDITTNSNRFCQIVTAASEGAVAAKSILDHLQRQSAK from the coding sequence ATGCACGATCTCATTATTATTGGAGCGGGTCCGGCGGGGCTCTCAGCGTCTATCTATGCATCACGCTACGGTATCAAGCACGTCATTCTCGGTGAGGTTGCCGGAGGGCTTCTCACGCAGACATTTGATGTGGGGAACTGGCTCGGAACAGAGGCAATAGGTGGACAAACCTTCGCTAATAATGCGGAGAAGCATGCGAGAAGCTATGGCGTCGAGATACTGCCGCTCACGGTGGAAAGTATAGTGAAACAAGGGGAGATTTTTGAAATCTCTGCTTCCGGAAAGTCATTTCAGGCAAAGACAGTACTCATTGCGACAGGGACGAAGCATCGCCACTTGGGCGTGCCAGGGGAGCAAGAATTTGCCGGGAAGGGCGTGTCGTTTTGTCCGACATGCGACGGATTCTTCTTCAAGGGGAAGCGCGTGGTCGTTGTCGGCGGAGGAGACAGTGCGACGGAAGCTGGCGTGTATCTCGCTGATCTGTGTTCAGATGTATTTGTGATTGTGCGAGAGAAATATATGATTGCGGAAAAGTTTTGGCAAGATCTTCTTCTCTCCAAGAAAAACGTGAAAGTGATTTTTGGAACGAATGTGAAAGAAATCCAAGGGAATGGAAAGATGGAAACGCTTCTGCTGGACGTTCCTTTTGAAGGGAGTGAAACACTTGCAGCTGATGGACTCTTTGTTGAGATTGGACTCTCACCGAATACGAAGCTCCTTGCTGATATTGGTGCGAAGCTCGATGAACATGGATATGCGGAGACACTGGCAGATCAGAGTGTTGGCGTTCCTGGTGTCTGGGCAGCGGGCGATATTACAACGAATTCCAATCGCTTCTGTCAAATTGTGACAGCTGCGTCCGAAGGCGCTGTCGCCGCCAAAAGTATCCTCGATCATCTTCAGCGACAAAGCGCAAAATAA
- a CDS encoding energy-coupling factor ABC transporter permease encodes MHIPDGFLNNGAAGSLMGAAVAAVAFAVRKVRSAFLEKVPVLRARLATFPDFGGESALGFRRQLSEGGQEKMWRMASLGALVFSAQMINFPIGDGTSGHMLGGVLVALVAGPFEALLVMTAVLSIQAFVFGDGGVLALGANIFNMGIIGALGGHAFFRFLAKGRNLKLYFLRNVFVAAWVSVIVASIAASIEIAISGTKPLNAVLPAMTLVHTAIGFMEGIVTVGILSVLLRRGFALDVLMEDVSSQEYENENSKE; translated from the coding sequence ATGCATATTCCAGATGGATTTCTGAATAACGGAGCGGCAGGGAGTCTCATGGGAGCGGCGGTTGCAGCAGTCGCTTTTGCAGTACGGAAGGTTCGATCGGCATTTCTCGAGAAAGTCCCTGTGCTTCGAGCGCGACTTGCAACATTTCCTGATTTTGGTGGAGAATCTGCTCTTGGGTTTCGGCGGCAATTGTCGGAAGGAGGCCAGGAGAAAATGTGGCGAATGGCATCTCTTGGAGCACTTGTCTTCTCGGCACAAATGATAAACTTCCCTATCGGCGACGGAACGTCTGGTCATATGCTAGGAGGGGTGCTTGTTGCATTGGTAGCAGGTCCTTTTGAAGCGTTGCTGGTTATGACTGCCGTACTCTCGATACAGGCTTTTGTCTTTGGAGATGGTGGAGTGCTTGCTCTTGGTGCGAATATTTTCAATATGGGCATCATAGGCGCGCTCGGTGGACATGCCTTTTTTCGCTTTCTCGCAAAAGGCAGGAATTTGAAGCTATACTTTTTGCGCAATGTGTTCGTGGCAGCATGGGTGTCAGTGATTGTTGCTTCGATTGCGGCGTCGATTGAGATAGCAATCTCTGGGACAAAGCCGCTCAACGCAGTGCTTCCTGCTATGACACTCGTGCACACTGCTATTGGATTTATGGAAGGTATCGTTACAGTGGGCATTCTCTCAGTATTGCTTCGTCGAGGGTTTGCATTGGATGTTCTGATGGAGGACGTATCTTCTCAAGAATATGAAAACGAAAACTCCAAAGAATAG
- a CDS encoding PDGLE domain-containing protein — translation MKTKTPKNSWKTLVVISGVIGGALSLFASSAPDGLERVAASQGFLGKGVTLLSAPLAEYTVPGIHSTPLATALGGIFGVGIVFGVLLFAGKVLYGSRLIRQK, via the coding sequence ATGAAAACGAAAACTCCAAAGAATAGCTGGAAAACTCTCGTTGTTATTTCAGGAGTGATTGGTGGTGCGCTCTCACTCTTTGCCTCTTCGGCTCCAGATGGACTGGAAAGAGTTGCTGCGTCACAAGGTTTTCTTGGAAAGGGCGTGACACTTCTCTCTGCACCACTTGCCGAATATACCGTGCCGGGAATTCATAGCACTCCTCTCGCGACAGCACTTGGGGGTATTTTTGGTGTAGGAATTGTCTTCGGTGTTCTTCTGTTTGCCGGGAAAGTTCTCTACGGTTCCCGATTGATACGGCAGAAATAG
- a CDS encoding glycosyltransferase: MKIGIDIRCLIGGKRTGVEEYTLELLEHLFAVDCENEYVLFWSAWELPVCPLDWNSRFSNVRLVSLRIPNKLLNFCLWYFRFPYLDRLIGGVDVFFMPNLNFAAFSRKVKVVLTAHDVSFERYPETFSWKRRLWHMFVNFRHLALRAEKVIAVSQSTRDDLVEAIGIAPKSVTVIRSGISERFCQMNRNDSMLSDVKRRYELPYRFILFVGTIEPRKIFSHLRVLLIR, translated from the coding sequence ATGAAAATCGGGATTGATATTCGCTGTCTTATCGGAGGGAAACGGACGGGCGTTGAAGAATACACGTTGGAACTTTTGGAGCATCTCTTCGCAGTGGATTGCGAGAATGAGTATGTTTTGTTTTGGAGTGCCTGGGAACTTCCTGTGTGTCCTCTTGATTGGAATAGTCGTTTTTCCAATGTCCGACTTGTATCATTAAGAATTCCGAATAAGCTTCTCAATTTTTGCCTCTGGTATTTTCGTTTTCCATATCTCGATAGACTCATTGGTGGCGTCGATGTTTTTTTCATGCCAAATTTGAATTTTGCGGCGTTTTCCCGAAAAGTAAAGGTTGTGTTGACAGCCCATGATGTGTCATTTGAGAGATATCCGGAGACGTTTTCTTGGAAGCGGCGATTGTGGCATATGTTCGTGAATTTTCGTCATTTGGCACTTCGGGCGGAGAAGGTAATCGCGGTTTCGCAGTCGACGCGAGATGACCTTGTCGAAGCAATTGGCATTGCGCCGAAGTCTGTGACGGTTATACGAAGTGGCATATCAGAACGATTCTGCCAAATGAACAGGAATGACTCGATGCTTTCCGATGTGAAGCGTCGGTATGAGTTACCGTATCGATTCATTCTTTTTGTTGGTACGATTGAGCCTCGGAAAATATTCTCTCACTTGCGCGTGCTTTTGATTCGCTAG
- a CDS encoding glycosyltransferase family 4 protein produces the protein MLSLARAFDSLVESKEAFDYDMVIAGTHGWKCEGMLEEIDRLPSRARIHFTGFVRDEDKPALYNLSSLFVYPSLYEGFGFPPLEAAACGVPVITSNTSSFPETIGEGAMMIDPLRPDDLSRALREVLRDKTLRDMLSQQGEMCASKFQWKDAARKTLGVFRDVIRHP, from the coding sequence ATTCTCTCACTTGCGCGTGCTTTTGATTCGCTAGTCGAAAGCAAAGAGGCGTTTGACTATGATATGGTTATCGCCGGTACACATGGTTGGAAATGCGAAGGAATGCTCGAGGAAATCGATCGCTTGCCATCGCGCGCGCGGATTCATTTCACAGGGTTTGTCCGTGATGAGGACAAGCCAGCGCTCTACAATCTTTCGAGTCTGTTTGTCTACCCATCTCTCTATGAAGGATTTGGCTTTCCGCCACTCGAGGCGGCAGCGTGCGGCGTGCCAGTTATCACGTCGAATACCTCGTCTTTTCCTGAGACGATTGGTGAGGGCGCGATGATGATTGACCCCTTGCGCCCCGACGATCTTTCTCGCGCACTTCGAGAAGTTCTTCGAGATAAGACGCTTCGAGACATGCTTTCTCAGCAAGGTGAGATGTGCGCATCGAAGTTTCAGTGGAAAGACGCAGCTCGGAAGACGCTTGGCGTGTTTCGGGACGTGATTCGCCACCCGTAG
- a CDS encoding AAA family ATPase yields the protein MEQVVFGISGEPGAGKDTVKEYLVEQYGAESLGFSLILKDILNRLSLPLERANYASLGEALRNSFGENILATVLSLDVSRMSTSVVVIDGIRKFGELEELRKLKNFRFLFVETDMHVRYERVKARGIKADDKEKTFEEFVRDREHAADREVRNLKSEADAVIENNGTLGELHRHVDEVVSGLS from the coding sequence ATGGAACAGGTTGTTTTTGGGATATCAGGTGAACCGGGTGCAGGGAAGGACACAGTGAAGGAATATCTCGTTGAACAGTACGGTGCAGAGAGTCTCGGATTTTCACTTATCCTGAAAGATATTCTCAATCGACTTTCGCTTCCTTTGGAGCGGGCAAATTACGCGTCACTTGGGGAAGCCCTTCGAAATTCATTTGGGGAAAATATCCTTGCAACCGTGCTTTCTCTTGATGTTTCTCGGATGTCGACGTCAGTAGTTGTTATTGATGGCATACGGAAATTTGGGGAGCTTGAAGAACTCCGGAAACTCAAAAATTTTAGATTCCTTTTTGTGGAGACAGATATGCATGTTCGGTATGAACGAGTGAAAGCGCGCGGAATCAAAGCTGATGATAAAGAGAAAACATTTGAGGAGTTTGTACGTGATCGTGAGCATGCTGCCGATCGAGAAGTGCGAAACTTGAAGAGCGAAGCCGATGCGGTAATTGAAAATAACGGTACTCTTGGAGAGTTGCATAGACACGTAGATGAGGTTGTGAGCGGTTTGTCTTAA
- the gatB gene encoding Asp-tRNA(Asn)/Glu-tRNA(Gln) amidotransferase subunit GatB → MKYIPVIGMEVHVELKTKSKMFCGCANGQGLEKESNVHVCPVCTAQPGTLPVPNRTAIEYVQKAGLALGCTLRLESKFDRKNYFYPDLPKGYQISQYDKPFCEAGALVINGKTFRITRIHLEEDTGKLSHAAGGMTLVDFNRAGVPLMELVTEPDFENGKDARAFCQRLRQILRYIGISDADMEKGQMRCEVNISLYEKGKDRLSGTKVEIKNLNSFRSVERAADYEIVRQTEALQDGKKIVQETRGWDDVRGVTVSQRAKESAHDYRYFPEPDIPALVFDEAYVEHLRRSLPELPDAKESRFVEEYGLPKADAVALVSERDIADYFERVASELLEKKASGEAKSEPKRLLKLAANYFLTEIKKFLTENGSDMRSVLVTAENYAEFIALVADGAVNSSAAQTVLAEMMKGGDNDPLHIIERLGLAQTNDEDAIEKIVLEVIAANAKSVADYSNGKENALQFLVGQVMKLSKGKANPEMAREMLLKKLKQ, encoded by the coding sequence ATGAAATACATTCCTGTTATTGGCATGGAGGTGCATGTCGAGCTCAAGACGAAGTCGAAGATGTTTTGCGGTTGTGCGAATGGTCAGGGACTTGAGAAAGAGTCGAATGTGCATGTGTGCCCTGTTTGTACGGCACAGCCTGGGACATTGCCGGTGCCAAATCGGACGGCAATTGAATATGTGCAGAAGGCGGGACTTGCCTTGGGTTGCACGCTTCGTCTCGAATCAAAATTCGATCGCAAGAACTATTTTTACCCCGATCTTCCCAAAGGATATCAGATATCACAGTATGACAAGCCGTTTTGTGAAGCAGGTGCACTTGTGATTAATGGGAAGACCTTTCGCATCACGCGCATTCACCTCGAAGAAGACACGGGGAAGCTTTCGCATGCTGCGGGCGGTATGACGCTTGTGGATTTCAATCGCGCCGGCGTGCCCTTGATGGAGCTTGTCACTGAGCCGGATTTCGAGAATGGGAAGGATGCACGCGCATTTTGTCAACGACTTCGGCAGATCCTTCGATATATCGGTATCTCCGATGCTGATATGGAGAAGGGGCAGATGAGGTGTGAAGTGAATATTTCCCTTTACGAGAAAGGGAAGGATCGTCTGAGTGGTACGAAAGTTGAGATTAAAAATCTGAATTCATTTCGGTCAGTCGAGCGTGCAGCAGACTACGAGATTGTTCGACAGACGGAAGCTTTGCAAGACGGAAAGAAAATTGTCCAAGAAACGCGCGGATGGGACGATGTGCGCGGTGTGACGGTATCGCAGCGTGCCAAGGAGTCAGCGCACGACTATCGCTATTTTCCCGAACCAGATATTCCGGCGCTTGTTTTTGATGAGGCATATGTCGAACATCTTCGTCGGAGTCTTCCTGAGCTTCCGGATGCGAAAGAATCTCGCTTTGTTGAGGAATATGGACTACCAAAGGCAGATGCGGTTGCTTTGGTGTCGGAGCGAGATATTGCGGACTATTTTGAGCGTGTTGCGAGTGAGCTCCTCGAGAAGAAGGCATCTGGAGAGGCGAAAAGCGAACCGAAGAGGCTTCTGAAGCTAGCAGCGAATTATTTTCTCACAGAAATAAAAAAGTTTCTTACGGAGAATGGCAGTGATATGCGAAGCGTTTTGGTGACAGCGGAAAATTATGCCGAATTTATTGCGCTCGTTGCGGACGGTGCAGTCAATTCGAGTGCTGCACAAACTGTACTCGCTGAAATGATGAAGGGTGGCGACAATGATCCGTTGCATATTATCGAGCGCTTGGGACTTGCGCAGACGAATGATGAAGACGCAATCGAGAAAATAGTGCTTGAAGTGATTGCGGCAAATGCGAAGTCTGTTGCTGATTACTCAAACGGGAAAGAAAATGCACTCCAGTTTCTCGTGGGGCAGGTGATGAAGCTCTCAAAAGGAAAAGCAAATCCCGAAATGGCGCGAGAGATGCTTCTAAAAAAGCTGAAACAATGA